In Terriglobia bacterium, one genomic interval encodes:
- a CDS encoding cytochrome c, producing the protein MNVRKNRAAAASTVWKALPFALALAMIALAPVPALSQENPAPAARHRRRRAELKPTPAVERGQKTFGANCAFCHGEDATGGRGPDLVRSPLVAHDKAGDQIGPVILNGRPSKGMPPLHLSNAQIKDIAEFLHYRQAEALASAGVPSDYALKWMLTGNAAAGKEFFNGAGKCKDCHSPTGDLAYVATKYQPLELESQMLYPRQAKRTVTVTLPSGETLEGPLDHLDEFTVALHDSAGWYRSFPLDQVKVSVHDPLAAHRQLLDVLTQADVHNLFAYMETLK; encoded by the coding sequence ATGAATGTGAGGAAAAACAGAGCAGCAGCGGCCAGCACAGTCTGGAAAGCTCTGCCATTTGCCTTGGCCCTGGCCATGATCGCGCTTGCGCCCGTGCCGGCGCTGTCGCAGGAGAACCCTGCACCGGCGGCAAGGCATCGCCGGAGGAGGGCTGAATTGAAGCCTACGCCGGCGGTGGAACGCGGCCAGAAAACCTTCGGCGCGAACTGCGCCTTCTGCCACGGGGAGGATGCAACCGGCGGGCGCGGGCCGGACCTGGTTCGCTCGCCGCTGGTGGCGCACGACAAAGCCGGAGACCAGATTGGCCCGGTGATCCTGAATGGCCGGCCCAGCAAAGGCATGCCGCCCCTCCATCTGAGCAACGCCCAGATTAAGGATATCGCGGAGTTTCTGCATTATCGGCAGGCGGAAGCTCTGGCGTCCGCGGGAGTGCCGAGCGACTATGCGCTCAAGTGGATGCTGACCGGCAATGCCGCCGCCGGCAAAGAGTTCTTCAACGGGGCGGGGAAGTGCAAGGACTGCCATTCGCCCACCGGCGACCTCGCGTACGTCGCAACCAAGTACCAGCCGCTGGAACTGGAATCGCAGATGCTTTATCCCCGACAAGCGAAACGCACCGTCACGGTGACGCTGCCCTCCGGCGAAACGCTCGAGGGTCCGCTCGATCATCTGGATGAGTTCACCGTGGCGCTGCACGATTCCGCAGGATGGTATCGCTCATTCCCGCTCGATCAGGTCAAGGTGAGCGTACATGATCCGCTTGCCGCGCATCGCCAGCTTTTGGACGTGCTGACCCAGGCGGACGTTCACAACCTCTTTGCATATATGGAAACGTTGAAATGA
- the ftsH gene encoding ATP-dependent zinc metalloprotease FtsH has translation MNSAVKNIIFWVVMVVTALLIWAVVRSSTAERVSNYTFTQFVNQVDGGNVQEITISGTDVTGVLKKDNQKFKTTIPANYPDLYKDLLSKDVKVTVKSESSSSWMTWLANGLPLILLIGLWIFFMRQMQSGGNKALSFGKSRARLLSTQHKKITFKDVAGVQEAKEELHEIIDFLREPQKFQKLGGRIPKGVLLVGPPGTGKTLLARAIAGEANVPFFSISGSDFVEMFVGVGASRVRDLFEQGKKNAPCIIFIDEIDAVGRHRGAGLGGGHDEREQTLNQLLVEMDGFESNEGVILIAATNRPDVLDPALLRPGRFDRRVVVPRPDVKGRESILKVHTKKIPLAEDVDLPVLARGTPGFSGADLANLVNEGALLAARQNRKQVSMLDMDTAKDKVLMGPERRSMILSDEEKCNTAYHEAGHALVASLLPNADPLHKVTIIPRGMALGVTMQLPLDDKHTYTRDFLEAQLAIMMGGRVAEELFLNHITTGAGNDIEQATGIARRMVCEFGMSDLGPLAFGKNQQEIFLGRDLATQRDFSEDTAIKIDQEVKKFVTTGYQRAKDILNNHRDILIRIAEALLEREILDAGEVKLLIEGKPLPELVRQPVPKPGEGETTEVLKPQPSQGVPGRERPQPA, from the coding sequence GTGAATTCGGCGGTCAAGAACATAATTTTCTGGGTGGTGATGGTCGTCACCGCGCTTTTGATCTGGGCGGTTGTGCGGTCAAGCACCGCCGAGCGAGTCAGCAATTATACCTTTACCCAGTTCGTCAACCAGGTGGACGGCGGAAACGTACAGGAAATCACCATCTCCGGCACCGATGTCACCGGGGTCCTCAAAAAGGACAACCAGAAATTCAAGACCACGATTCCGGCCAACTATCCCGACCTGTACAAGGACCTTCTGAGTAAAGACGTCAAGGTGACGGTAAAGAGCGAATCCAGCAGTTCGTGGATGACGTGGCTGGCCAATGGGCTTCCGCTGATTCTGCTGATCGGCCTCTGGATTTTCTTCATGCGACAGATGCAGAGCGGCGGCAACAAAGCCCTTTCATTCGGAAAGAGCCGCGCACGGCTGCTTTCAACCCAGCACAAGAAGATTACTTTTAAAGATGTGGCTGGGGTGCAGGAGGCCAAGGAAGAGCTCCATGAAATCATCGATTTCCTGCGGGAGCCGCAGAAATTCCAAAAGCTGGGGGGCCGCATCCCCAAAGGTGTCCTCCTGGTGGGGCCGCCCGGAACCGGGAAAACCCTGCTGGCGCGGGCCATCGCCGGGGAAGCGAACGTTCCTTTCTTCTCGATTTCCGGATCCGATTTTGTGGAGATGTTTGTCGGCGTAGGCGCCTCGCGCGTCCGCGACCTTTTCGAGCAGGGCAAGAAAAACGCTCCGTGCATTATTTTCATCGATGAAATTGACGCCGTCGGCCGCCACCGAGGCGCAGGACTGGGCGGCGGCCATGACGAGCGCGAACAGACCCTGAACCAGTTGCTCGTTGAAATGGACGGATTTGAATCGAATGAAGGCGTGATCCTGATCGCGGCCACCAACCGGCCGGACGTCCTGGATCCGGCGCTGCTCCGCCCGGGGCGCTTTGACCGGCGTGTGGTGGTCCCGCGGCCTGACGTGAAGGGCCGTGAATCCATTCTGAAAGTGCATACCAAGAAAATCCCTCTGGCCGAGGACGTCGACCTCCCGGTGCTGGCGCGTGGAACGCCGGGCTTCTCCGGTGCCGACCTCGCCAACCTGGTGAACGAAGGCGCGCTGCTGGCGGCCCGCCAGAACCGCAAGCAGGTGAGCATGCTGGACATGGACACCGCCAAGGACAAGGTGCTGATGGGGCCGGAGCGGCGGTCGATGATTCTCTCCGACGAAGAAAAGTGCAACACCGCCTACCACGAGGCGGGTCACGCCCTGGTGGCTTCCCTGCTGCCCAATGCGGACCCTCTTCACAAGGTCACCATCATCCCCCGCGGAATGGCGCTCGGCGTCACCATGCAGTTGCCGCTGGACGATAAACACACTTACACGCGCGACTTTCTGGAAGCCCAACTGGCCATCATGATGGGCGGGCGCGTGGCGGAAGAGCTCTTCCTTAATCACATCACAACCGGAGCCGGAAATGACATTGAGCAGGCCACCGGCATCGCGCGCCGGATGGTTTGCGAGTTTGGAATGTCAGATCTTGGGCCGCTGGCGTTCGGCAAAAACCAGCAGGAAATCTTTCTGGGACGTGACCTGGCCACACAGCGCGATTTCAGCGAAGACACGGCCATCAAGATCGACCAGGAAGTGAAGAAGTTTGTCACCACGGGGTATCAGCGTGCCAAAGACATTCTCAATAACCATCGCGACATTCTGATCCGAATCGCCGAGGCGCTTCTCGAGCGTGAAATCCTCGATGCCGGCGAGGTGAAGCTGCTGATTGAAGGCAAGCCGCTTCCCGAACTGGTCCGGCAGCCAGTTCCCAAGCCGGGTGAAGGGGAAACAACTGAAGTTCTGAAGCCTCAGCCTTCACAAGGCGTTCCAGGGCGCGAGCGCCCTCAGCCAGCCTGA
- a CDS encoding fibronectin type III domain-containing protein → MMKPPQNLTAVYNSGTIVVTWQVAPTSDTPTEIVVTLNNKITGVQQNLPGNTAGITFQSSTVSHFAGTLVSVYVTFISSTAHDSATAPTSVTVPANGAAPPSQPQIPGHYKVPPPINLSVMPNPATHSVNFEWQNQGPYSGSAYDKVIVLWGRTSDPLPYHAQFDLSGNAQQATLGPIYPNTAYTFQVEGGVTAGLAGYTYSGWSSLPWVSPAGSVPDVGWFRNWFSIHPEAPLEPSNPRLLPGKSVTALWRDGTSDLHLDLFLAGGIPTLGETWSAWWQPNAAWQPWFNPGNAVWAQNVSVMPGAKVTALWRPGSKHLDLFATANNGDVWSTWWENGPGWQEWFLVHPQTRLQRGAPVTAVWRPNSNHLDLFATGASGPIGMVWSTWWEPDKGWQPWFTVSNAVWAPNVSVKPGAEVAALWTAGGNHLDLFATANDGSAWSTWWDTNNGWQNWFAIDPATKLAPGAPITALWSSAETLELFATSGDGTVLGTHWDAAHAWRAWSAVMGNSVKLQPAADVTVVRGPQLGYTLQAFGTAPDGVVWNNSRLGIYPEALWQSWIPVHPETAMLPGATVAALLRPSDYDSNHLDLFARASDGSVWSIWWESGYYD, encoded by the coding sequence ATGATGAAGCCTCCCCAGAACCTGACTGCGGTCTACAATTCGGGCACCATTGTCGTCACGTGGCAAGTCGCCCCCACCTCGGACACTCCCACAGAAATCGTCGTCACTCTCAACAACAAGATCACCGGCGTGCAACAAAATCTGCCCGGCAACACCGCCGGTATCACTTTCCAAAGTTCCACGGTCAGCCACTTTGCCGGCACGCTGGTCAGCGTCTACGTCACGTTCATCAGCAGCACGGCCCACGATAGCGCGACGGCGCCGACCAGCGTCACGGTCCCCGCCAACGGCGCGGCGCCTCCTTCGCAGCCCCAGATACCCGGGCACTACAAGGTGCCGCCGCCGATCAACCTGAGCGTGATGCCGAACCCTGCCACGCATTCGGTCAATTTCGAATGGCAAAACCAGGGGCCCTATTCCGGCAGCGCGTATGACAAGGTAATCGTGCTCTGGGGCAGGACGAGCGACCCTCTGCCCTACCATGCGCAGTTTGACTTAAGCGGCAACGCGCAGCAGGCAACGCTTGGCCCCATTTATCCCAACACCGCCTACACGTTTCAGGTAGAGGGCGGAGTCACGGCGGGTCTGGCTGGTTACACTTACTCGGGCTGGTCAAGCCTGCCCTGGGTCTCGCCCGCCGGCTCCGTCCCGGACGTCGGCTGGTTCCGTAACTGGTTTTCAATCCACCCGGAGGCGCCACTCGAGCCGTCGAACCCGCGCCTGCTCCCCGGCAAGAGCGTCACAGCGCTCTGGCGCGATGGCACCAGCGACCTTCACCTTGACCTGTTTCTGGCGGGCGGCATTCCCACTCTCGGAGAGACCTGGTCCGCCTGGTGGCAGCCCAATGCAGCCTGGCAGCCCTGGTTCAATCCCGGCAACGCCGTCTGGGCCCAAAACGTCAGCGTGATGCCTGGCGCGAAGGTCACTGCCCTGTGGCGCCCGGGCAGCAAGCACCTCGATCTGTTCGCCACCGCCAACAACGGCGACGTGTGGAGCACGTGGTGGGAAAACGGTCCCGGGTGGCAGGAGTGGTTTCTGGTCCACCCCCAGACCCGGCTGCAGCGCGGCGCGCCCGTCACTGCCGTCTGGCGCCCGAACAGCAATCATCTTGACCTTTTTGCCACGGGCGCTTCAGGGCCGATTGGCATGGTGTGGAGCACCTGGTGGGAGCCGGACAAAGGCTGGCAGCCGTGGTTCACGGTCAGCAACGCTGTGTGGGCCCCCAATGTCAGCGTCAAGCCGGGGGCGGAGGTCGCCGCTCTGTGGACCGCTGGAGGCAACCACCTCGACCTGTTTGCCACCGCCAACGATGGCTCGGCCTGGAGCACCTGGTGGGACACCAACAATGGCTGGCAGAACTGGTTTGCCATCGATCCGGCCACCAAGCTCGCGCCCGGCGCACCCATCACGGCGCTCTGGTCATCGGCCGAAACGCTGGAGCTTTTTGCAACTTCCGGCGACGGAACGGTGCTCGGCACGCATTGGGACGCGGCGCACGCCTGGCGTGCGTGGTCGGCCGTGATGGGGAACAGCGTCAAGCTGCAGCCCGCAGCGGACGTCACCGTGGTCCGGGGCCCGCAGCTTGGCTACACACTGCAGGCTTTCGGGACGGCGCCGGACGGCGTTGTCTGGAACAACTCCCGGCTTGGTATCTATCCGGAGGCCCTGTGGCAGTCATGGATACCGGTCCATCCTGAGACGGCCATGTTGCCCGGCGCCACCGTCGCAGCTCTCCTGCGGCCCAGCGATTACGATTCCAATCACCTCGACCTGTTCGCCAGGGCCAGCGACGGCTCGGTATGGTCCATCTGGTGGGAGTCCGGCTATTATGACTGA
- a CDS encoding acido-empty-quinoprotein group A: MTPHRPASPGLVRGLALNRISGYCLAITCCLLLAAPALPAQGLTGQTLLEPPTTAWPTYNGDYSGRRYSTLDQINSSNVHSLSLAWLYATGTQAIKSTPLEVNGILYLTVPDNVWAVDARTGREIWHYYRQSEGDHIGNRGVAMWHDRLYLTTPDAQLVCLNAKDGKQIWIVKLADADLKYFATMSPLVVRDHVIAGVSGDVTDIPGFLDSIDPATGKLQWRWWVEPLPGEKGANTWPNVEAMRHGGGMTWMTGTYDPELNLLYWGTGNPNPVLVGSAREGANLYTCSIVALNPDTGKMVWYYQASPHDVHDWDNVETPVLFDGEFNGKPMHLLGQAARNSFFFLLDRTNGKHLLTAPFIDQTWSSSYDAEGHPIPKPHTAPSPDGALVAPATGGGTNWMAPSYDPQTGLFYVTATRTFSIYYLTARGKAEGWGGRDRGLWDDTATRAIDYKTGKIAWTHELGRGGSSAGNLSTAGRLLFTADNAGNLLALDPATGKTLWHLNAGGTMENSPMTYMLDGRQYVVVAAQDRLMAFALPGQPSAPGMQSAER, translated from the coding sequence ATGACACCTCATCGCCCTGCCAGCCCCGGGCTTGTACGCGGGCTCGCGCTGAATCGAATCTCAGGATATTGCCTGGCCATAACTTGCTGCCTGCTGCTCGCCGCGCCCGCTCTGCCTGCGCAGGGATTGACTGGCCAGACCCTGCTGGAGCCGCCAACCACTGCCTGGCCCACCTATAACGGCGATTATTCCGGGCGCCGCTACAGCACGCTCGACCAAATCAACTCCTCGAACGTCCACTCGCTGAGCCTGGCATGGCTCTACGCCACCGGCACGCAGGCCATCAAATCAACTCCGCTGGAAGTGAACGGCATTCTTTATCTCACGGTGCCCGACAACGTCTGGGCGGTTGATGCCCGCACAGGGCGCGAGATCTGGCACTACTACCGGCAGTCGGAGGGCGACCACATCGGCAATCGCGGGGTGGCCATGTGGCATGACCGGCTCTACCTTACGACGCCGGATGCGCAACTGGTCTGCCTGAACGCCAAAGACGGAAAGCAAATCTGGATTGTCAAGCTTGCCGACGCCGATCTCAAATATTTCGCGACCATGTCGCCGCTGGTGGTGCGCGACCATGTGATTGCGGGCGTCTCGGGCGATGTGACAGACATTCCCGGGTTCCTCGATTCGATTGATCCGGCGACGGGCAAGCTGCAGTGGCGCTGGTGGGTTGAGCCTCTGCCGGGCGAAAAGGGCGCCAATACCTGGCCCAACGTGGAAGCCATGCGGCATGGCGGCGGCATGACGTGGATGACCGGCACTTACGATCCCGAGCTCAATCTGCTCTATTGGGGCACGGGAAATCCCAATCCCGTGCTGGTGGGCTCCGCGCGGGAGGGCGCGAACCTCTATACGTGCTCGATTGTGGCGCTCAATCCGGACACCGGCAAAATGGTCTGGTACTACCAGGCTTCTCCCCACGACGTTCACGACTGGGACAACGTGGAGACGCCGGTGCTGTTCGACGGCGAGTTCAACGGCAAGCCGATGCACCTGCTGGGACAAGCCGCGCGCAATTCCTTTTTCTTCCTGCTTGACCGCACCAACGGCAAGCATCTGCTGACCGCTCCGTTCATCGATCAGACATGGTCTTCCTCCTATGATGCCGAGGGCCATCCCATCCCCAAACCGCACACAGCTCCGTCGCCTGACGGTGCGCTGGTGGCGCCCGCAACGGGAGGCGGCACCAACTGGATGGCGCCCAGCTACGATCCGCAGACGGGCCTGTTCTACGTCACTGCAACCCGGACCTTCAGCATCTACTACCTGACGGCGCGCGGCAAAGCCGAAGGCTGGGGCGGACGCGATCGCGGACTGTGGGACGACACGGCGACTCGCGCCATCGACTACAAGACGGGCAAGATCGCCTGGACGCACGAACTCGGCCGCGGCGGTTCCAGCGCCGGCAACCTGTCAACCGCCGGGCGCCTGTTGTTCACCGCGGACAATGCCGGCAATCTGCTGGCGCTTGATCCGGCCACGGGCAAGACGTTGTGGCACCTGAACGCCGGTGGGACCATGGAGAATTCGCCCATGACCTACATGCTCGATGGGCGGCAGTACGTGGTGGTGGCGGCCCAGGACCGGCTGATGGCCTTTGCGTTGCCTGGGCAGCCATCGGCGCCGGGCATGCAGTCAGCCGAGCGTTGA
- a CDS encoding TIM barrel protein, whose amino-acid sequence MGIDRRTFLAALPTLSASLAAATSLPANRNVTWALSTGLWDHYPPCPFTDILDVMKETGFTGVRLTGFPRLLERYGLTKAQMHRELSKRNLHVVTVSWGGPLCDPARRRQVLESARTAMKFLADFGANHLVVFSPGRTRPGANTPAAFRELCARCNQIGELAGGMGFTAGLHNHLGQMVQTQEEVDRFMAMTDPKLFGLSPDTAHLYLAGCDVVGTLKRYERRIQFLDYKDARWTTPASDWVLPNGKVLPKDSANARFYASIYDLGDGSVDFPGCHRVLKSVDYRGWICVDLDTARHGPLADYERCGAYVARKLEPIYL is encoded by the coding sequence ATGGGCATCGACCGCCGCACTTTCCTTGCTGCGCTCCCGACTCTATCGGCATCGCTGGCCGCTGCAACGTCCCTGCCGGCGAACCGGAACGTCACGTGGGCGCTCTCTACCGGATTGTGGGACCATTATCCTCCGTGCCCTTTCACCGACATTCTCGATGTGATGAAAGAGACGGGCTTCACGGGCGTCCGCCTGACAGGATTTCCCCGCCTGCTTGAGCGCTACGGATTGACCAAAGCGCAAATGCATCGCGAACTATCAAAGCGGAATCTTCATGTGGTCACGGTTTCCTGGGGTGGGCCGCTCTGCGATCCCGCGCGGCGCCGGCAGGTACTGGAAAGCGCGCGGACCGCGATGAAGTTTCTGGCGGATTTTGGCGCCAATCATCTGGTGGTATTCTCGCCTGGGCGTACGCGGCCGGGAGCGAATACGCCTGCCGCTTTCCGAGAGTTGTGCGCCCGATGCAACCAGATTGGAGAGCTTGCAGGCGGGATGGGATTCACCGCCGGGCTGCACAACCATCTGGGCCAAATGGTCCAGACTCAGGAGGAAGTTGACCGGTTCATGGCCATGACCGACCCCAAGCTGTTCGGCCTCTCTCCCGACACAGCCCATCTGTATCTTGCGGGTTGTGATGTCGTGGGAACCTTGAAACGCTATGAGCGCCGCATCCAATTCCTGGATTATAAGGATGCGAGGTGGACCACGCCAGCCAGTGACTGGGTGCTGCCGAACGGTAAAGTGCTGCCGAAGGATTCAGCGAATGCGCGCTTTTATGCCAGCATCTACGACCTCGGCGATGGGAGTGTTGACTTTCCGGGGTGCCACCGCGTTTTGAAAAGTGTGGATTACCGTGGGTGGATTTGCGTTGATCTCGACACCGCCCGCCACGGACCGCTGGCCGACTATGAGCGGTGCGGCGCCTACGTGGCCAGAAAATTGGAGCCGATCTACTTATGA
- the tilS gene encoding tRNA lysidine(34) synthetase TilS has translation MPTSTDLYRRWLTQTRKHPFVHAGERIGAAVSGGPDSVLMLDFLARMAGDAGFQLAVVHFNHHLRGAESDEDESFVRKLAGQYGVPFFRGEARVAQEARKRRLNLEATAREFRYRYFLGLIRQGKVDKVATAHTLDDQAETVLLHILRGTGTRGLAGIHSNLQNKIIRPFLGLTRAEIEAEIGRRSLPFRVDSTNLETRFRRNKVRLELLPMLEREYNPEIKRLLSEMAARAREDEAYLDHQARERAGAWRLREDGAVKISRPALRNMPPALARRVLRQMVAEVGSGLAGVTHRHIESIYHLAIDSQSGKKVQVPHGLTARSEFDWLILSPAEGNVSPLEFVYKVVVPGTITVTEISRSVTFKIIGCADTDQGYNDMEWPKLDPLKMPGRLVFRNWRPGDRYRPSGSQKSVKVKELFLRHRIPFGQRACWPVLDSELGIVCARGLPGAAWAVANEECDRVLVIRETRLA, from the coding sequence ATGCCGACCTCGACGGACCTCTACCGCCGCTGGCTGACCCAAACACGAAAGCATCCCTTTGTTCACGCCGGAGAACGGATTGGAGCGGCTGTTTCAGGCGGGCCAGACTCGGTACTGATGCTGGATTTTCTGGCGCGGATGGCGGGCGACGCAGGTTTTCAACTGGCGGTCGTCCACTTTAATCACCACCTGCGCGGTGCGGAATCGGACGAAGATGAGAGCTTTGTCCGGAAACTTGCCGGGCAATACGGCGTTCCGTTTTTTCGCGGCGAAGCCCGCGTGGCCCAGGAAGCCCGCAAGCGCCGCCTCAACCTGGAGGCCACGGCGCGCGAATTCCGCTACCGCTATTTCCTGGGGCTTATCCGCCAGGGAAAAGTGGACAAGGTGGCAACTGCTCACACTCTGGACGACCAGGCCGAAACCGTTCTCCTGCACATCCTGCGAGGGACGGGCACCCGCGGGCTGGCAGGCATACATTCCAACCTTCAAAACAAAATCATTCGACCTTTTCTGGGCCTTACTCGCGCCGAGATTGAGGCAGAAATCGGCAGACGAAGTCTTCCGTTCCGCGTGGATTCCACCAATCTGGAGACGCGTTTTCGCCGTAATAAAGTCCGCCTGGAACTTTTGCCGATGCTCGAAAGGGAGTACAACCCGGAAATCAAACGCCTGCTGAGTGAAATGGCCGCAAGGGCCCGCGAAGACGAAGCTTATCTCGACCACCAGGCCAGAGAGCGGGCTGGGGCCTGGCGGCTGCGTGAGGACGGCGCCGTAAAGATTTCACGCCCTGCCCTGCGAAATATGCCGCCCGCGCTGGCCAGGCGGGTGTTGCGCCAGATGGTAGCGGAGGTGGGAAGCGGCCTGGCGGGCGTTACTCACCGGCACATCGAGTCCATCTACCATTTGGCGATCGATTCACAGAGTGGCAAAAAGGTGCAGGTTCCACATGGTCTCACGGCGCGGAGTGAATTCGACTGGCTGATTCTCTCGCCGGCAGAGGGTAACGTAAGTCCTTTGGAATTCGTCTACAAGGTTGTGGTCCCGGGTACAATAACCGTCACGGAAATCAGCCGGAGCGTGACTTTCAAAATTATTGGCTGCGCAGACACCGATCAGGGATATAATGACATGGAGTGGCCCAAGTTGGACCCGCTAAAAATGCCGGGACGGTTGGTCTTTCGGAACTGGCGCCCAGGAGATCGATACCGCCCGTCGGGATCTCAGAAATCCGTCAAAGTAAAGGAACTTTTCCTCCGGCATCGTATACCCTTCGGCCAGAGGGCATGCTGGCCGGTTTTGGATAGCGAGCTAGGGATTGTGTGCGCTCGCGGTTTGCCCGGTGCCGCGTGGGCGGTAGCCAACGAGGAGTGCGATCGAGTTCTGGTCATCCGCGAAACCCGTCTGGCTTAG
- a CDS encoding amidohydrolase family protein, with protein MNRRDFLAGSLVLALPKTTPKFRILDPHVHVWVNDPHYPWARQTTGPPKDNETPSMLLDLMKANGVARTVLVQYIGYRWDNRYTLDSMKKHQPYFRAVCRVDPLDPAAPDQLSKLTEQGFHGVRLSPSGDASGDWIKGRLMPPLWKRAELLKVPMQIYAPITRMPDLVSLMAQCPRLDVVIDHMADCPIDQPKELEKLITLARFPRVFVKISHTWSISRQPYPWLDAQEYVKRLYAAYGPGRLMWGTDWPVCKKWTTYEKTLTVVRDDMKFLNQRDKSWILSKTVERVWPFP; from the coding sequence ATGAACCGCCGCGATTTTCTAGCTGGATCTCTTGTGCTGGCATTGCCAAAAACCACGCCCAAATTCCGCATTCTCGATCCTCACGTTCACGTCTGGGTGAATGATCCGCACTACCCGTGGGCAAGGCAGACAACCGGTCCGCCCAAAGACAATGAAACTCCATCGATGCTCTTGGATTTGATGAAGGCCAACGGAGTCGCGCGAACCGTTCTCGTGCAGTACATCGGCTACCGGTGGGACAATCGCTACACTCTCGATTCCATGAAGAAGCATCAGCCGTACTTCAGGGCTGTATGCCGCGTGGACCCCCTTGATCCCGCCGCGCCCGATCAACTTTCAAAGCTCACTGAACAGGGATTCCATGGCGTGCGGCTTAGCCCCTCCGGCGATGCCAGCGGCGATTGGATCAAGGGACGTCTCATGCCGCCGCTCTGGAAGCGCGCTGAGTTGCTCAAAGTCCCGATGCAGATTTATGCCCCGATCACGCGAATGCCGGACCTCGTCTCTTTGATGGCCCAGTGTCCCAGGCTTGACGTGGTGATTGACCACATGGCTGACTGCCCCATTGATCAGCCGAAGGAATTGGAAAAGCTGATTACACTGGCGCGCTTTCCGCGTGTGTTTGTAAAAATCTCGCACACCTGGTCGATTTCCCGGCAGCCGTATCCCTGGCTTGACGCACAGGAATACGTGAAGCGCCTTTATGCGGCCTACGGCCCCGGGCGCCTGATGTGGGGAACGGATTGGCCCGTCTGTAAAAAGTGGACCACTTACGAGAAGACGTTGACTGTGGTTCGGGACGACATGAAGTTCCTCAACCAGAGAGACAAGAGCTGGATCCTCTCGAAAACCGTCGAGCGCGTTTGGCCATTCCCTTGA